From Methanotorris formicicus Mc-S-70:
TGAAATACAGGTGTATATCATGCAATGCTGAAATTGCTCCAAGAGAGTATGCGACAAGGTTCCCATGCCCAAACTGTGGTAAAGTAGAGATAGTTAGATGTGAGAAATGCAGAAAATTAAGTAACCCATACAAGTGCCCAGAGTGTGGGTACGAAGGGCCATAAAGTTATAATATAATAAATAACAGGGTGAAATAATGGCGAAAGTTCTTGCTAAGATAAAAGTTATGCCAACAAGTCCAGAAGTAAACAAAGAGGAATTAAAAGAGAAAGTTAAAGAAACAGTAGAAAAAACAGATGCAATTTTTAGAGGAATCTCAGACGAACCATTGGCATTTGGTTTGTATGCAGTTTATGTTGTTGTAGAGATGGAAGAAAAAGAAGGAGGAACAGAAGAAATCGAAAAAGCATTGAGTGACTTGGGGGATGTAGAGAGTGTAGAAGTTGTCGAAGTATCACTTGCTTAAATTTAATATCAATTTAGTTTTATATGACATTCTTTTCTTTAAATTTATTTTAAATATGTTTAATTGACAATGGTAATATTCACTTAAAAATTAAATTTTTTATATCTATAACAAACACTATTTGGTGCATAATAAAATATATAAATAAGTTCAATTAAATAAAGAGAGTTATTAGGGTTTTGGTAAAAGAATTTTTATATATGGGTGTAAAACACGTTTACGGCATTATCATTTAGATTGAATTCTGAGGTGAATGGAATGGCAAAACTAAACTACAAAATAGATGTAGATCCTAACAAAACTGCAAGAGCAATGGGTAAGGCATTGAAAATCTCAAGAAAACATGCAATAGAAATCTGCAGGGAGTTAAATGGTATGAAGTTGGATGATGCTATCGAATATTTGAAAGATGTTATTGCATTAAAGAGGCATATTCCATTTAAGAGACACTGCAAGGATGTCCCA
This genomic window contains:
- a CDS encoding zinc finger domain-containing protein, whose protein sequence is MKYRCISCNAEIAPREYATRFPCPNCGKVEIVRCEKCRKLSNPYKCPECGYEGP
- a CDS encoding elongation factor 1-beta, producing the protein MAKVLAKIKVMPTSPEVNKEELKEKVKETVEKTDAIFRGISDEPLAFGLYAVYVVVEMEEKEGGTEEIEKALSDLGDVESVEVVEVSLA